In the Neodiprion virginianus isolate iyNeoVirg1 chromosome 2, iyNeoVirg1.1, whole genome shotgun sequence genome, AAATTATCGTCgatggaataaattttacgcCAACGAACAGCTGTAGGTGCCGAATGATTACGTCTAACACTTCCGGCTGGGTATTTACTATACCCATTATGTCCCGTGTGCAAATCGCACGCCATTACATTATACCTACACACGACAATGCGATCTGTATCTAATCCCGCGCCATTCTGTCGGGATCTGACTGTCAATAGATTTTTTGTGCTCagttcttgttttttcttgtctATTTGTCTCACCGAAGGAAACTTGGTAAGTAAAAATCCAAAGTCGTTCGACGCATAAAAATCGATGTAGgtatattgattattataGTGGCGTTTAAATTTCTGCGGCGCAACAAAAACGGTTATTTTCCACTCTTTGCCTCTTTGTCTATAGGAAAACTACTTTCTTCTGAGCTGTGggtattttcgaaaattcttaATGCATATTGTTGGGTGGTGTACAATGCGGGTAGATCCAGTAAGAATCGGTCACGAAAGTaggcaaataaataaatcgtacgATACGGATTACAGTTACATTAAATCTTTTTCCCACTCTTCTTATATTCACCtcttaatttttatcgttcgtttgtttgttttttttttttttttttttccagagcGGAGAAAGTTCCGAAGACactatacatacctatacctacTGCGTTTTAattacgtattattttctaACCAACTTTTTCGTGTCAGGTTCGACGCGGCGTCGATCCGAGTTGCCGGACTTCGAAGACCGGGACGCGTATCCCGTCCTAGCCATAATGCCAAATAGACTGTTACTAAACAATGACTTCTTAACGGCTGATCAGAGCTAACGGTGCGGTAGGAAAATAGTGCAGTGGGTCAGCCGAGAAATCCCGTCTTCGTGCCTTCGGCTTCGGCGCGTAGGAAGCGCACCTCGCTCGACGCAGCGCGTTGCAGGCCGGAAAAGGCGGAAAAAGGGCCGCGTTTTTgaacgggggaaaaaaaattcgctcAAAAACGCGTGCCCGATACTGGCAATCGATTCCAGTTCTGATCGTTACTGCACCACGAtttgttcgaaaatttgttaaacTTTTACGCTCAAACCACGGTCCGCGGTTACGTCCGCCTTACATAAACAATTCCGTTGCATAATTCAGATCCGTTGCTCGAAGGGTTCGTGACACGTTGCGCAAGCTCGAGCGGCTCGCGATCAGGGGAAGCGTTCGGTTCGGCGGGCGGAAAGCTGCGATGAATCCCCGCGATTCCCGATATTCGGTGAACCGTTTCCGCCCGTGACGACGAATCCTGCGGCACGAAATGGAGGGGCGTTAGGCGATATGGACTCGGGGACTGGCTGGGACAGGGCAAGTGGCTCAACGGCGCTTGGAGAGCGCGCCGAGTTGATATAAAGCTCCGGGCTTCTCCTGTCTTCGCAACTGCGGCCGGACCACCGGACATATCGGAACGCCTTGCCGCTGCCCGCCACTCCACTTCAAAACATCATGTGAGTCAATTTTTCTGCCATTTTAACGCCCCGACGATATTGGCGAGGAAGGTTCAGAGTGTTCGGATAATTGGTGCGGTTCGTTCGAGACGGAAATCGGCTACGCGACGAAACGATTTATCGTACAACTTCAAGGAcgttattgtatattattggTTGATTCGCGGTGCGATTTTTAGAACTCGGAGAAAACATTTtagttgataaattttcatcagaGATGTAGAGAGATAGATGTCGGTATATAAGTTTTTATGTCCGTAGCGATATTGAACAAGTACGTAAAGATGGAAAATTAATACGATTATTACGAATGATAAGAATataaagcagaaaaaaaaagttaaaatttaGGTAAAATAAGAAATCGAAATAAAGAGCaaaaagacagagagagaaaggagagaGGGACCTTGGTGCACCATCTTGGCATgcgattttcatttcatagCGTTTGGTTTAGAATCCACGTTTAATCCCACACGTAAAAAACACGCGATAATTATGCGATTATGTAAATTGGATAATATTTCACATCTCACATGTCTCGTTTGGCTCATGAATCtgattgaaatatattatgcTAGTGAATTATTAACGTGAACAACAGAGGGTCACAAGACACTGTATGCATGCATTATATGTTCTCCTCGTATTTTTAGCTGCCAAATTTGGCTCACTTAGTTCAATCAGCTTCTGCACTCTGTGAATTTAGCTTCAAGCGACTCGTCGAAACTTCCGTTCCTCTCcagtgaaatatttattgttctaTCACGTCGCGTCTGCTCGGCAGGAAACTGCCTCGGTTCACTCGCTCCGGGTTATATAATTATCCGTTCGCCGTTCGGCTCCGCCAAATAAAACGCTTCATAATTGCGTCGTTACTCTCAAGATATAGCGCTTTCTCATAATTGAATATACAAGGAATTGCACAAGGCAGAGGAACACTAAATGGTGCATTATAGAAACCGATCAATCATCATCCCTCATCCTTCCACCCCAATAAGTCCTGGATCGTTACAATGAAATCTCCTAAGCACGTAGTTCCACTGACTCCAATCGTACGGCGGAATCGGCCTCGCCCGGATCCCACTATGCAATTACACTAACACTTACCCCATTGAATGTGTATTGATAGAGCCATATTTTCCACGGTTGGACGGCGCCCGATGCGAACGAGTAGGTGTAGCAGTATCACGGATAACGATCGCTAGTAGGAAGTGAGCTTTGAACAGCGTTACCTTCGCGCGTTTTACTCGCACGCCTGCTTAATACACAGATTTATGATCGAATGGTCTGAAGTGTGTCAGCGGCTCCGATTTGTTCCAATTATTCGTATCGCCGTTTCACTGAGCCTCCAGAATCGCTCGATCTCCGGATCGAATCGTTCTCGTATTTTTGGGTTATTTACTCACGAGTTTCAAGATATCTGGCTGCGATTTAATCCACTTTGCAGACGTGTTCCGAACCGATCGCTGTACGCGACCCACTTTCAGCCGCGTTTCACATGCAACACCGTATGTATTGTGGATTGTCGAGGAGATAGGTGTGCAAGGAGTCATCGACTTTTACTATATTTCTGAAGACAGGGATTCGGTTGCgttgcatttttctttttaagaCACCTCGTTTCAGAAACATTAACcgatgtatgtatgtaggcGTTTTGAGCTCCGCACAGTTTCGGTAGAGTATCGCGTATTCGACTTTCAATATTTGCAACATATTCTTTGTGCCTTGCGCAGGTATGTTAGGCGAGGGAACAAAAATGTTGACATGACAAAAACGAAACACGTGCCGTGGAACAAGACAATAGACTCCGATCTTATCAGGGCGTCATGCATGTCGGTGGTGTCGAAAAAACGATCGGATTTCGTTGCGAAATTACGTAGTCATACGCAGTTCGCAATTCCCTATCACGTATATCTctgtcgattttttcaattttttcaactaacATAAAAACACCACGTTTCTGTACTTTGAACGAAAACGTTTCGGCAAATCAGATGCATAagtaatcattattttttgccgatcaatttttttgttgtaataCAATCGTAGAAAAGCGTTACAACGCCAATCAGCCATGTTGCGAAACGTTGCATAACCGGCTGTATGATAtgaatagttgaaaaattgccaGCTGTCTTACAAGTAGAGAACCAGGCGCGTATTTGCATCGACGGTCACTTTGCACAGCTTctcgtgtataataattaccaATAAGAGGGTCAAAGGTTCCACGAACAACGATCGACGTTCTCCGATGTAACTGGGTTCATCTGTCGCAATGCAAGTGACACAAGATCCACGAGATCCACAAGATCCGTGTAGGTATATGTGCAATGAGTGATCGATATTTAGTCAAGCTACATAAAAATGCGTTACGAATCGCTTCGGGTttcgtaattataattacagtCGCGGGTCAGATTCGATTCACATTAATCTCTTCGCCTCGCTAATTATTCAATCATCATTTATCGTCCTATTTTTAACACGGCCGAATTTTAATTATCCATGACGTTTTCTCCCTTGATCCTTGTAACTTGTACTATCGATCAAGCCAACTGTGcaagataatgaaaaatttacgatatAAGCGATGGCGAACGTTGCCAGAAACACGCTGGGTGAATTGCGTTGTCGTtctgctaattttttttccctcgcctttcattttcattattggCACTTTTTTCCTTTTAGTTTCAATACCGCGTTCAGCGTTAGTCTTTGATCTAAATCTCGACAGGACTCAGGAGCGTTGCGTTGGGTCACGTAGCAGCCATGCGGACTTGTTTTTTCCGTTGGGTCGCCTTGAAACTGAAGAAAGTGAAAGGGTTACGGACTCGTAGATTTACCTCGCGATAGCTTGacaaataaaagtaaaaaaatacagcGTGTGCAATAATATTAAAGTAGAACcgtagagagagaaaagtaaaCAGCAGGCGTTTGCGCAATATTCATTTCGGTTATAAATCACAATGGTTATCAGCCAGATCTTTAcgacccattttttttttttttcttcactcacTCTAGTGAGAATTGTACGTGAAATGGTTAGTTATTTGTTGGAAAATACAGTGTATAACGAGTATTACATCTGGGACTATTGACAATGGATTAAAACGTGAATAGCTGGGTATAAACCTCACGAAGGAAAACTTTCCCCACGAAGCGAATagaaagtagagtaaaccaGAATCACGGGAGACACACTCGGGCGACTGATTTACAAGACCGATCGCGCGTGAACGATATCCTCCATTTTTTGCTGCTGTTACTTCTTTCTTCAGCTTATCTTTATCCTTCTCGTTCAGCACTAGGATTATCGGGGCGTGAACTCTGTTCACcatacaatatttatacatctGGATCTAATTGTATAATGAAACACTTACGTCCTTGTACAAGACGCTAATTACCACCTGGTGTCAGCGACATATTCCTGCAATGATAATGTGCTCAAGCTGGCCTCATTTTCCGAACACACCTGTATGGACGTGTTTCATTTCTGCTGCAGCTTTCGAGTTTAACTTCGTGTAATCTTTTTGTTATTCGTTTGGACAAAACTTGATTAATCGCGTGCCGATAAACCTGAAAGAACGTAGCGTTAATGCGGTGAATTAATTGCGCGATTTGACTAAGTGATCACGATCCCACTTTCATTGAAGTTTTTCGAAACTTCCTTAAGCTCAATTTAAATACAAACTTGGCCTCTTCAATGTCACAATGGCAGTACTAAATTCATCTTCAGAGGTTTCGTTCAAGGGAAAAACGCATGTGGAGAAAAATACGATCGTCATCGGACAAAGGATCTACGAATTGATggatatttacatttttctatACGGGacatttcgatgaaaaattatctgtTCGTTCATTCGTCGTCAACATTGACAATCGATGACTCGAAGCTGCATAAATTCCGGCACATTTGCAGTACAGTTTCCtcttataaaatatttgagcTCTGacgtaattataattatgcaGATATTAAAAAGAAGCTACAGAAACACTTAAACTTCAATCTCTGTGTAATAGCCGCAGTTgagtgtaatataataatacagagaaggttagaaatttttaaaatcatgttAGCTAATTTACACTGAAATGTGCGGAAGTGTCTTCACGTACcgaataaatacaattttacaaaaaagaaCGTAGTTTTGTATACTTTAACGCGTACGTACCTGCTCATCTCGCATGGAAATATTACGCAACATTTTACTTTCTCCGACTTATTTACCGAACGGTATAACGGCAGGGAATTCAAATGATTTTCCAGCTCAAGGTTTCCCTATTCATGCTTTGAAGCTTTCATTGaacatgaaaaattcttaACACGCGATTTGAGACcgattgataaattttccaacGACATTAAAACGATGGCAAACGGACAATTTGAGTAAAGTTAAATAAAATCTCCTCTTCTTTCGCTCCAAAATGGTCCGCAGTAAAAGTAAACGAGCGCGTCAACGTTCAAAGGACTCTCACAGTCAGGCTTCCTTACGAACAAGTCGGAAGTCAAGGGTGACCATATCGGAAAACGAATCCCCGAGTGCCGTTCACGTCCGTCAAAGAAGTCACGCGAGGCCTCGAATACgattccgaaagtgcgaatgCGTGAATACCTGCTTGGCAGTCTGGTCTCGAACGATTCTTAGCTCGACCGTCGTCGCCTCGAGCAGTGAAAGTTGAACCTCGGCCAATTGAACTCTGCAACTCGTATAGTATCAAACGGTGGCGTCTCAAATTCAGAATCCCAATTAGGCAAAGTGTATTTAAACCAACACGTCCGTTACAGGTACGCATGTCGGATTGTTTtcacattgaaaaatctatttACAGGTGGGTGGTGTGGTCAGTTCTCCTCCTGCAAATCGCCTCGCTCAGCTATGCCGCAATTCCGGATCCACCGACTGCCAGGACAACCACAGTCGGAGCCCGAAAGCTCGCCACCGCCGAGGATTGCTTAGGCGTCGTAGCCTTTGCCGCTTCTCACGGTCAAATCAACGTAAGCATTGCCTGTAAAGGAGCAAACTAGAATATTTGCGAAACGGTGAACAGGACGAAGAAGTTCTGATAACGAGTTATAATCGTAAGCCGAAGAAGGACCTTCTTTTTTGAAGCTTAGGTTCTCCCAAATTTTGCCTCACCAATCAATATCCTTCTTCAAGGATGCGAGGGTCGTGCTTTCGGAGACCCTGGTCAACAAAGGTGTCGGCTACGTGCCGGCAACGGGCACATTCACGACCCACTGTCCGGGGCTTTACCAGTTCAGCTTTGCCGGATACGGTAGTTCGGATTTGCGATTGACTCTGAAGCGCAAAGGAAGCAGAAGCCAATCGTGGATTCCCGTGGTCAGCGTAGGTCCTGGGGGAGGATCGAACCTGGTCCTCCTGGACATGGAGGCGGGCGATCAGCTCGCCGTCTTTGTTGAGTCGGGAAAAATATCCGACGGCGCTACTTTCACCGGCCATCGCATGGCGAAGAAGTGATGAACTGAAGGAAGCCCCACTTTCTCCGACTCCTGTGACCTTCTTGCTCTTTACTCTTCCTCTTATTCGCtgtttgttcgtttattttcttttcttttttgtttcttttttttcttttattcttgtttGTCTCACGTTTCTTTAATTCatctttttgattttttcttccgtcTTAACCGACGAAATCAAATCAAGTTGACTGCCATCTACGTCGTCGATTTGTTGCTGATCTCCAATAGCGCGCAATTCTTCAACGGACTCGCAGATCGGTTATATTCGAATTAAAGACTACCAAAACCAATGTCGAATGGATATAAAAATGCCGAGAAAGTTGTCACTTCGGACAGATTTTGATATTCATCGGCATTTTTATAGCCAGCTCTTGGTCATTCGGTAAATCAACATAATTGGGTGAGCATTTTATGCAATCCTCCAAAAACTAGAAACTTCGTTTAAAGCCGATATATAATGACAGGAATCTCGACAGCCAATttgttattgtgaaaaaaattggataacCCGTCACTGTCGCCAtcagctgaaaaaaaaacaacaaaatattgaacTGATAAGAATTAagagttcaagaaaaaaaaaaagcaaagataTGTTAATATGCACAGGTCTTTACAAAGTCGTAGATTTCTACCATCGGCATTTAAAACACTTTCGAAACATTCCCaccagaaatttttaaatgtcaATTGACACGTCCATGAACTTTTTCTGTCGctttgttattatatattattatgaaacttattttattacatagaCACGTTGTAAATATTGACTAACATTATCTGAGCACGATTCTTCCGACTaaatcttattgttagagtTCCTAATTGGGATAACAAAAATCTTTTGACACGTTAGGATCGAAAGACACAACAATATTTCTATATCAATTGAAAATGGCTGTACTGCACTGTGATAGCTTACCTTTGACTTATACTCGTCTCAATCTTATATTCTgcattcccccccccccccccccctgcagATGATTTTCCGATTCTTTGCAACTTATTCTGAGAACTATCGATTGATTTTAGATTTTTCcacaattatttaaatatgttTCCACAATCGATAATTGTAATTCACTTCTGACAATAGCTTCAAAGAATCGTAAAATATCCATCAAGTCTCGTCCTGCAATATTGCAAcaaatctttattttttactgttCTATTCTTTCCTACATCCGCTGTCCTGTGTTCTATTTCTTCCTGACTCGTCTTTTGTATCCTTTccttgtttcttcttcttgctcTTGAAAACTATCCATTTCGAACCACCTTtggtctttttttcttcttttatttcctCTTCTATCTAGTCTTCCCTCGGCTTTTGAGGCTAATAACTGTACTCCACGACTTTCTCTACCCTTTTCTGAAGCTTTCTTCGTTTCCATCTTTggttttcctatttttttcttacattctcaactacttttttcttctctgaaAACTTtactttccttttctcttttctgACAATTTTACTCTCCTTTTCTGTTCTCCGACAATTTtattctccttttcttttctctgacaattttttcaccttttttctgacaattttaccccccttttctcttctctgacaattttcctttccttctctcttctctgaaaattttactctccgtttcttttctcttcccttcGGAATTCTACCCGCAAACAATGCTACTCCACTTTTATCTCTCTGTTCACTACTCTTGTATGATTCGCTACAATCCATGTTCCGAAAATGAACAACTTTCCTTTTCATACTCTTTTCCTTTGTCAATTCTTCTTCGCGATGATCTTTTATTTTCCCACGGCACAAATAAACCCTGTTCTTccctttttcacttttattgtGCAATTCTTTTCTCAACTATATTTCagtctctcttctcttttctgtTCTTCCACTCTGACCAACCGATATTATGATCTCAAAATTTAGCCAAATCTTGCCAAggattacaatatttatatttacatttcaaTTTCGGCAGCACTTATTCTAAGTTTTCAGttctttatttctgtttcAATCTTTTCTAGTCTGTCTCTTACTCCCACCTCAttctttatctttctttcAGACAATTTTCTATCAAGTTCTGTTTCTCCTGTTTATGTTTATAACTCGAACGCTTTCAgtttctcatcttttcttcGCGCCTATTTCTTCCTCAGCAAACTTCTACACGATTCTTATTCTATTCCAACTTACTATATGTACCTGAAATTTCAAGTTCTTAGACAACTTACAAATTACAACTTTACTGATTACCATGGAATCTTAACAAATTCGATCCATTCCTGGATTTCACGCTAgctaataaataatttcattatctAGGGTGTTTccgtaggtataatacatgAT is a window encoding:
- the LOC124298119 gene encoding complement C1q-like protein 3 — translated: MWVVWSVLLLQIASLSYAAIPDPPTARTTTVGARKLATAEDCLGVVAFAASHGQINDARVVLSETLVNKGVGYVPATGTFTTHCPGLYQFSFAGYGSSDLRLTLKRKGSRSQSWIPVVSVGPGGGSNLVLLDMEAGDQLAVFVESGKISDGATFTGHRMAKK